A window of Apodemus sylvaticus chromosome 23, mApoSyl1.1, whole genome shotgun sequence genomic DNA:
CTCTACTGGGGCCAGCGGCTCCCTCATGTCATTTCTTACTCCTGCCAGTCGGTTGTGTAATAGCCCATAGGATCTGGACTCAACTTCATTGGCCAAGGCCAGCTGCTCTTTACTTAGATAAGACTCCgagaacaaggccacacacagtaTTAATGGCCCATTGTTTGTCCTTGAGTTTCCttcagtgtagccctgagtgACCATTGCAGCCTGTGGCCAGGGATTCAGATTAGCATTGGCCAGGTCAGGGTGTTTGCTCCCTGGTCCTGTAGCTCACCTCCACTGTAGTTccatgtgtcctggctgctgcagctgctccaggaaccactagatgtcttcccacagaggctcacagatccTGTGGGCTCATCCACAGACATCTCATGCTCTCCCTGCTGGGAGTTAGGCTTGATGCACCCTGTGTGGCAGATGCCAGGGCTTTAGGAAAACAGTGAGAGGCAATGGAGGAGATGTTGTCTGCTTCTCTTCTTGTCCTCCTTGCCCAGGGAGGTTCTGCTGCAGGGTTCCAGCTCCAGCAGGTCACTGATGTAGCATTCCCAGTAGCTCTTCTTCTCTGAGGGGAAAGCAACACAAGACCTGCTGAGGGAGGAACGTGAAGTACCCTGCACTCCTTAACTGGTGATGGTCAGAGTCCTGCCAACCGAGAGATGCATCTGCACCTGTGCTCATGGAGCAAAAGTCCACCCTTGTGGAATGAGCTCTGCGTTCCTATGACAGCTGGGAACAGACTTTGTCCCCAGCAGCCTCCTATCATCCCCTTGGGATGGTTCTTCAGGCTGTGACACCTTGTCTCTTAGCTACAGAGCCATCCTGAGCAGCCCTGGTGGTCTATCACCCAGGAGAGGACCAGGTGAAAACAGAACCCATCAGTTCCTTCTGAGCATGTACAGTCGTGCAATATGCAACCGTCATCCCTGAGAGCCTGCCTTACAACATGGGTACAGAGTTCTACTTGCTTATGCTTCACAAATACATTCAGGCACACTCATACCTGTCACTTACCATCTCCCTTTCCAGGGTACAggtgaggaaacagaggcacagagagcatAAGGTAGCTGGGTTTGTTCCTGTTTACAGAGGCTGGGTGGATAACACTCTGCAGCTGAGCAGGCCAAGGTACTCAGAGGTGTCAAGCTCTCGGGGATTATGCAGGAGCCAAAGGCATGGCCCACTCTGGCCCTCATTCCTACACCACAGTGACAGCCTTTGCAGTATTTGTGTTGGGGGCTGGTAAGCACACTTGGATGTgagtttttctgtctctgtgcccttttccctccccagtTATATGTCCTTCTGTCATTCATGGTGAGCAGATATCAGACACCCCCActtccagaaaaaaagaacacacaaggagggtgacagacacacaggaagggtgacacacacacagggagggtgacatattttcctgttcttttggGAATAGGCATGTGGCACGAAGTACCTGCTCATAAGGACTAAGTCCTTTTGGTGGCCCAGGTCATCCTGTAACCCACTGGCagccaggggaaagcaggccTTCTCTATGTGCAGAAACCTGGAACTCAGTATCTGTTCCTTCAGGTGGCAGTAGTACAGGTGACAGGCTTTCTTGCCAGTGAAAGGCAGCAGGGCAGAGGTTCTGGATGAGTGACTCGCCTATGTCAGCAGCACTGCACCCTCATCCATCCTAGGCCTGGCATTCTGGTCCACAGGCCTCTGAGCTCTCTTGGTGGCCACTCCCTGGTCTGTCCATACACATGGCATCTCATATCACAGGGACCTTAGTGACACATGGATGAAGTCAGGCGCCTATACCAACACAAGGGCTGTCCCTGTGGATAGAGCCCTCTAGCAGCTGAGATCACAGTGGCGGGGGGGGGTGTATGGGGGGCAATTGGTATTATTTGAGAGATCTCCTGAATAGGAAACATGGAAGTCTCAGGCACAGGGCCACAGACTTGTCTCCTAGTCAGTCTACCTATGCTATGTCATCAGCTAGGCAAAAACAGTGAATCCCTCCTGAGAACCTCTCTCAGATCTTTTAGTATAGCCACCTGACCAGTTCAGGGAACCATATCCACCAGCCTACTGATTTTCCCTGCTGATATATCTCTAGGAATTTCCACATAATCATGCTTCCGCACTGTCCAGaaacttcctctcttccccccagAAGCCGTTCCTTCTGGGAATGCTCCCGAATGCTCCTTCAGACCTATTACATTATCAGCTTTGGGAAAATGTTCCTCATTCAGAACATACCACTTCCTGTTGTCTCTGCCACCTAGCTCTGTCTCTTAGAGATGAACCCTCAAGAATACTGATAACTCTTctgtaaatattaatattcagttaaatcattttttataattGGTTCTCAGTGTGCTATCTGGTTCCAGAAATAGGCAGATAGCAATTCTAATAGTGACACAGAAATAAGTTGGttaatttcttctctctttctttctttttcttccttctttctttctttctttctttctttctttctttctttcttctttctttctttctttcttcttgctttctttctttctttctttctttctttctttctttctttctttctttctttctttctttctttctttctttttcctttcttccttccttttcttcttcttctttcttcttcttcttcttcttcttcttcttcttcttcttcttcttcttcttcttcttcttcttcttcttcttcttcttcttcttctgcttcttcttctgcttcttcttctgcttcttcttctgcttcttcttcttcttcttctcttcttcttcttcttcttcttcttcttcttcttcttcttcttcttcttcttcttcttcttcttcttcttcttctccttctccttctccttctccttctccttctccttctccttctccttctccttctccttctccttctccttctccttctccttctcctccttctccttctccttctccttctccttctcctcctcctcctcctcctcctcctcctcctcctcctcctcctcctccgtccttctccttctccttctccttcttctcctccttttccttctccttctccttctttttctcctcctcctcctccttctcctccttcttcttcctcttctgtcttcctcttgacctgctgctgctgttactgttACTGTTGTGCTTCTCCCATTGTGTCTGTTCCTGGGCCATGTGTTTGAAATCACCACCTGTTCATACTCAGGACATAATTCCCTGATGACACTATGAAAGAGACAAGGTAATTTATtagagataaaagaaataatgaggTAGAATTCTTAGAATAACATGTGGGACTTTGACatgcattaatattttatgtctttttttctactttgtagtcaagatcttggaaagaaatcacttagaaattttttttaatctatgtattACTAGGTGTTTCTTAGGAGCAAAAGGATAATCAGTACGCAAAAACTATGAATGCATGGAACCTTATCAATAATCAGTAAACTATGCTATTGTACTTATTCAATGACATTGCTGGTTATTAGATTTGAGGCTTACTGGAATGTGATGTCACTTTTGAAAATGTAAGAATCTGTTCTTCAGCTCTTGTGATTGATTGGCACATTGCTAGGGCCTGTAGCCCCTGAAAGAGTCCTTGAGCCCATATGCATCTAGTCCTTACCCTATGGGAACTATTGTCTTTAGGGAAGATGGACTCCAGGAGAAGGAATGGAGTCAGCAAAACAATTCTGTTGTGTGGATTAAAAATCATTGATATTGAGTCCATGCTGGCAAGAGGAGAAACCCAGAATAGGGAGAAGGCTTGGGGTTGATGAATTCTAAAGTACTTCGAGAAGATGAGAAGGTAAGAATTGtgggcaaaatgaaaatgaaaatgaagacagaggagggacCAGCACAGAGTAAAGTGGGTAGGACAAAGCACAAAGGTACCTGGGCCctgcctgcttctttttctctggatTTTCTCCATGGGCCTCATTTCTGGGGGGAGACTCTGTGCTGCCTGCGGCGAGATTGATTTCCTCCTGTAAAGCAGCAACAGAGTCTCCTCATGGCATTTCGTACCCTCTTGGCCCATCCCCTGAAGCCTCGGGGATGGGCCCTGGCTCTGCTGGGGATGGGCTTATTCTCTGAGGCACTGTGGGAGAGGGGATTGTCTTCTGGGATCGAATTGCTGCTGTTTTCAGTGATTCTGGTTGTTGTGTTAATACAGGGGACACTCATGGCAAATATATGTTGTTGGTCCTCTGTGGGTTTCCACTGGAGTGGCCGCAAATGAAGAAAACCAGGCCCAGTGGATGTTCTTCCTGCTCTTTGCCTAGCCTTCTGGCCATAGGTAGACTCTTGACCAGTGTAGGATGGTGAGACCAATGGGCCAAGTATAGGAGCACTTCTGCTTGTCTTCATCCCTAAAGtaaaagcagcagcagcctcaATGGTCGGGAATGGGGCTGCCACTGGACTCACTGTCTGAGTCACTGTTGAGTAGACATGTCTCTGGAGAGCCTGTCCTTTTAGTAAAGTATAGCAAGCCATGGCTTGGTTATATTTCTGTTTACGTAGTGACTCGAGAATGTCTTGAGCTcggaagccaagatattccatggcttgGACAATGGTAGGGTCTGCCCTGGCAGGGATTAGATCCTTACAGGGATTTGGGAACATCTTCCAGTCCCCTTTAAACCAGGGGTGCAGCATCACCTCCATGGGTGTGGGCCTATATGTAGGGTGGATGGTCAGTAATAGACTAAGCAAGTCCTCTAGTTCTTGTGAGACCCCACAGGGGGCAGGATATACTCCTGCCACAACTTGTCTTTGCAGTTCGTGGATGATCACAGAATCAAAAGGCACCTTCCCGACAATCATGAAATAGAGGACCACACCTAAGGTCCACGAGTCGCTTTTGGTACCATCGTATCTTTTACCGAGGAAGAATTCTGGGGCACCAAAAGAGTAGGAACCACAGTGCTGACTGAGCATTTGACCAGGTTTGACTTTGGTACTAAGGCCAAAGtcgattattttgatttttccattGTTATCGATCAGGATGTTATCAGGTTTCAGGTCCCTGTGCACGATACCATGTTCATGGCAGTAGCTCACTGCAGCGATTacttgtttaaatattttccGGGCCTCGTCCTCCTCTATGTGGCCAGAATTTTTGATGTGTTGGTAGAGTTGTTGTCCTTCAACAAATTCCATTACCAGGtatatgctttttttggtttcaaTCACTTGTAGAAGTGAGATGATGTTGGGATGGTTGAGTGTTCTCATTATATTGGCCTCCATCATGGCTGACTGGAACCACTGCTTGCCCTTTTCAAGAACTTTGATGGCCACAGGTGTGCCTGTGAGCCGGTGTTGGGCCAGGAGGACCTTGGCGTTACTCCCTTGCCCGATGGTCCTCAAGACTTTGTATTGGGAGTAGAAGTCTTCCTCCTCAGAGATATGGGGCTCGAAGCTGATTGGTGGTAACTCCTCCTCACTATGTGTAGGTATTGAATCACTACTAATGCTacctaaaaataacataaaaagaataGAATCAATGTAATGAAAAAGatgtaggaaaacagaaaccaaaattagTACACATGctacctaaaaataaacaaagaaaatgtgcttGACATAAAGGTAAGTAAAGGCTAGAAAAATAGAatgaatattatgaaaaatatatgggggaaaagataaagtaaaaaaatgtaagtaaaaccTAACCAAATAACGCACCCCAAACTAGAAACCCAAGAGTACACACATTCCAAATACAGATGATGAAACTAAAAAACATAGTCATAAAACAGGGTGATTGGGAGGGTTACAGTTGATTAATACTATGATTGGATGTAGATTGAAGCAAAAAATCATATGAAAAAATGAGAGGTGAAAGCAttagtaaaagacaaaacaaatataaattcccAGCACTTCAGTGAATATTCCATTTCGTTTTAGGACGTAGTCTTTCCCAATGAAACCATACCTCCCCTGAGCAAAATATTGAAACTTAAAATTAAGCAATGACAAACAATAAGATAGTAAAATATCAGAGACTATTAAACCTGTACAACCAAGGCCAAAAAGCCATAGAGTCTGGACTCAACTTCAGTGGCCAAGGCCAGCTGCTTTTTACCAGCACAAGACTCTGAGAACAAGACCGCACACAGTTTTGATGGCCCATTCTTTGTCCTTGAGTGGCCttcagtgtagccctgagtgACCATTGCAGCCTGTGGCCAGGGATTCAGATTAGCATTGGCCAGGTCAGGGTGTTTGCTCCCTGGTCCTGTAGCTCACCTCCACTGTAGTTccatgtgtcctggctgctgcagctgctccaggaaccactagatgtcttcccacagaggctcacagatccTGTGGGCTCATCCACAGACATCTCAAGCTCTCCCTGCAGGAAAAGCCAAAGTGTCttgaaaggcaaatatgtattaATTATAAGCCAATGACAACATGCCGTGAATAAATCACTAAACAATAATAATGCAAAAATAGGAAaccaaaatatattgaaaatagatagACTGAAGCAGCCTGAAATGCATTAGGAAATaatcataacaataaaatatcatgTGAGAAAATAAATCCTAGGGAAAACAAAGTAGCCATCcaaataaagcataaataaaaatcaaaagagcagcACTAAGGAGACACACAGCCAGTGGCCTTACAAATATGTGGTCTAATCTATCTCTTGAGCTCATTCCAAAGTCTATCAATAAATAAACAGCAAGCTCTCTATATATGCCTTTAACCTGAGAGTATGTGGTGGTCATATCAAATCCCTGGGAGCTTCTGGTCAACTGGCCCCAGATTCTTGGCCAGTTTCAGGCCATTGAgtaagtctgtctcaaaaataatgttgATGGCCTACCTTAGGTACAGCAGCCGGGCTGACTTCTCTCCTGTACACTCTCTTGCACCAAGGTACAAGCAATACAGATGCAAGAGACCAAGGGGTATGTGCACAGGCAggtgcacagacacagatgcagacgcagacacagacacagacagatacagacacagaaccaaacagagacagacacagacacaagcacagacacagaaccaaacacagacacacacacagacagacacagacagagaaccAATCACAGACACAGACGGAGATGCagacccagacacagacacagacacaaacaaaaaagcacacacacaggcaaaaatacacacacaaatacaaaaaagtgaacttacacacacacacaaatacagacaaagacacaaacacaaaagcgcactcacacacaaatacacaaatacacaaatgtgaatttacacacacacacacacacacacacacacacacacacagatacaggcacagacccaaaagcacacacacacaaatacacacacaaatacagaaaagcaaacttaCATACAAAAGCACACAGGAATACAAACTCTTACACAAATACAGAATTACACTAAACACAATTACATAGAAACAGGTATAtacctgctcacacacacacacacacacacacacacacacacacacacacactcaccaaacACACACTCCCTGGAAACACACCTATaaactcacacacacccacatacactgACTCACACACTGGAACtattatacacacactcacacacaagcaaatccgtaaacacacactcctacacacactgtaacatacacagccacacagcacTCGTACAAACCAATCCAACCACACACAGTCAATAGATACAATAAATTCGCAAAGGGCACCACTCCACAACTCCTCTCAACGCACTCAAAGAAATCCAGGCCTGCCCACAGCTTATCATCTATTGGCTAGAGCGCCTCACAATCTCTCCTCATGAGGTCATAATAGGAGCCCTCATGGTTGGAAGGACTTCAAGGCTCTGGCTTAGGTGGGCTGTGAAGGCTGACACTAGGCTTTTAGAAATCAAAGCCTCTAGGATGATTTACTGTCCTTAGGTCTCTGGTTTGAATGTTTGCTGAACCTCCTGCTTTAAAACCATGTCTACCCTGTGTGTCACCTTTCCTTAGATTCTGACTGATTAGCCTCAAGCTGATGCTGCAGTTTAACTTTTAAGAGAAAGCTGTGTTTCAAACTGAGACATCAGGGGAGACACTGTTCTCATATTTCCTCAGAAAGGCTCTAGGTTCTCATCAAACACCTGAGACAGGGCTGCAGGAATAGGCAGAGCACTTCCCTCCCAAGGTGtggacttgagtttgaatcctcagaacccacatcaaaGATGGATGCAGCAGCAAAGTCTGTAAGCCCAGCATCCCTGAGTGGTGGGGGTTGGGAGTAGGAAACGGGGTGTGCAGGTGTGGGCACCTGTCCAGAGGATGGCCTCTGACAGGACATAAGTGTAGGAGTATACATGTATACCTGACACATGATGGGGTAAGACACACATGTAAACACCCTCTCCCCCAGCGAGGTCGGCGTGATCCATGGAAAACCAAGTCCATACTGAGTGTAGGGCTCACATTAGACACTGAGGTCCGAAGGTGGACCAGGCATGTGTGAGGACCAGgtgctctgtgctccctgggaCCAGGTGCTCTGTGCTGTCTGGGACCCAATGgatttttcaatattcttttccaCTTTTCAAACAATGAGTTGTCATTGTTTTCTAAGAAAGTGTGATGGGACACATAGAACCATTTTAGACAAGAATAGCTGGTCCTTTGTGGATCCAGGCTCTAAACCCAGGTCTTACAGTGCCAGGGGACTGACTGCAAGCAGTTCAAAATATCGTTAGtaataatttaatgttttcaatGATGAGGAGCAGGACTACAGCCCAGCAGGTCAGGATAAGTACCCCAACACAAGGAAGTCTCATGGACACCTTCCTGCTGCTACTTTTAAGCTGCAACAGTCCCCTTGTCAGCCACGCCCAGCCTCAGATGGCATCTCTCTCTGCAAATCCCTTCTGAATCCCTTGGCCAAAGCCAACTACTGCTTACAAAGCAGGCCATCCCCTGCCCCTGCCAGGCACACCAAGCCTATAGTGTCATGGTCACTGGAAAGGTCAGGGTAAAAGAGGGAATGGAGAATTGTGCCTCCCAGTCCTTGATGACTGAGCCTGGAATCGCTGTAACCCTGGCACTTGGCAAGGTCCATGGAGACCCTGCCCGCCTTGGGGCTGGGTTTTATCTGATCACTCTCAGCTCttggtttccttcttcctctaaTGGCGGGCTTTGTGCTAATCCTCTCTGAATTTAGCCTTTCTCCTCAAATTTCTTTTATACTTAAAGGTATTCTATCTTGTTAATCCATTGATTACAGTCAGTcaatgggagaggggaaaggcttCCGCCCTGGGGAGGATGAGGAGGCGGGATAGGGAACGCACTGGGAAAGAGATGCCACCAGTTCAGCTGTGTATTCAAGGCCACAGTGAGGCGACTTAGGTTGTACAAGCACTATGGGGACACTGTTGTTCTTGTGAAGGGAGGAGCAAAGTCCAATGTTCCAGGAGCCACTAAGCTAGGCTGGCAAAGGAGGCTGTTGGTAGGCACAGAGCATGCGCATGAACAGCCAGTGAACTATAACACCAGTATTTAGCCACGCCCTCCAGTCGTTATCACTGGGATTTTCAGAATGGAGGAGGTTGTGGTCGCTTCAGCATCAAGTGCTGGTGAGTGTGAAGGGAGC
This region includes:
- the LOC127673743 gene encoding sperm motility kinase Y-like, yielding MSVDEPTGSVSLCGKTSSGSWSSCSSQDTWNYSGGSISSDSIPTHSEEELPPISFEPHISEEEDFYSQYKVLRTIGQGSNAKVLLAQHRLTGTPVAIKVLEKGKQWFQSAMMEANIMRTLNHPNIISLLQVIETKKSIYLVMEFVEGQQLYQHIKNSGHIEEDEARKIFKQVIAAVSYCHEHGIVHRDLKPDNILIDNNGKIKIIDFGLSTKVKPGQMLSQHCGSYSFGAPEFFLGKRYDGTKSDSWTLGVVLYFMIVGKVPFDSVIIHELQRQVVAGVYPAPCGVSQELEDLLSLLLTIHPTYRPTPMEVMLHPWFKGDWKMFPNPCKDLIPARADPTIVQAMEYLGFRAQDILESLRKQKYNQAMACYTLLKGQALQRHVYSTVTQTVSPVAAPFPTIEAAAAFTLGMKTSRSAPILGPLVSPSYTGQESTYGQKARQRAGRTSTGPGFLHLRPLQWKPTEDQQHIFAMSVPCINTTTRITENSSNSIPEDNPLSHSASENKPIPSRARAHPRGFRGWAKRVRNAMRRLCCCFTGGNQSRRRQHRVSPQK